A genomic segment from Aegilops tauschii subsp. strangulata cultivar AL8/78 chromosome 1, Aet v6.0, whole genome shotgun sequence encodes:
- the LOC120968427 gene encoding uncharacterized protein yields the protein MSGAPHDHDEHDLALSSNSVWEITPTTTPALNSAQIAPSEDGWIDPATKAALSAATEPNTDFTSHETCVDESLDSSPATDSEPLVFAPIETDWAPITDKHAPRDTHAVEPVTPKFNPWLACPITFDRRDHLTSIRHEGLAALMLDPIINGYHLTRVLMDGGSSLNLIYQDTVRKIGIDPTKISHSNTTFKGVIPGLEAHCMGSLILEFVFGSPDNFRSKKLTFNIAPFRSGYQALLGRAAFARFNAVPHYASLKLKMPSPRGIITISGKSRPRTRLDESGALLAITA from the exons atgtcaggtgcaccGCACGATCatgacgagcatgatttagctctgtcGTCGAACAGTGTTTGGGAGATCACGCCCAcaactactccggcccttaaTTCGGCACAAATTGCGCCATcggaggacgggtggatagaccctgCCACGAAAGCCGCACTCTCAGCGGCGacagagccgaatactgacttcacctcccaCGAGACCTGTGTTGACGAatcattggattcgtccccggccacggactccgagccgcTTGTGTTCGCGCCCATCGAaactgattgggcgccgatcacgga caaacatgcacCCCGAGACACAcacgccgtagagcccgtcacccctaagttcaacccctggttggcctgcccgatcacttttgatcgcagggatcacctgacaagcATCCGGCACGaaggattggctgccttgatgttagacccaataataaacggataccatctcacacgagtccttatggacggcggaagtagtcttaatctgatatatcaggacacagtccgcaaaattgGGATAGACCCCACAAAAATCAGCCACAGTAAtactaccttcaagggagtaataccaggcctAGAGGCCCACTGCATGGGCTCTCTAATACTAGAGTTTGTATttggttctcccgacaacttccgaagcaaaaAGTTAACCTTcaacatcgctccattccgaagtggctatcaagcactactcggaagagcagcttttgctcgttttaatgcagtaccgcattacgcttctctcaagcttaagatgcccagtccacgtggcatcatcacaattagcggaaa gtcaagaccgcggacacggctagacgagtccggcgcattactagctataacagcttag